A stretch of [Clostridium] scindens DNA encodes these proteins:
- a CDS encoding response regulator, with amino-acid sequence MDIAAINSTPKYRTIIVDDEPPALAKLSYLLKDYEDFELVGSFDNADDALESVREVQPQVAFLDIAMPGRNGMELASDLQSRLADKIEIIFVTAFDQYAVSAFDLDATDYLLKPVSKERFQKSIHRIKNTLGALSTAPQAVPSSSPMLHAFGKLEITGSGAPQPEWRTAKVRELFALYLQNRPHGVFRKNLLDTLFSTLPEEKALSNLNTCNYYLRQFLKETGTDISLKYKSGYYSLDLGSVTCDADLFADAEEQAGSITSGNLDSILYGASLYRGKYFEDVKCDWANLLRDQYDIRYASLRVALASYYASIGKYEESAQQASLALEVDQFCDSAWRILLHNYKEMADKTHYDTTIANRDAVYQSRGLAAPPLDV; translated from the coding sequence ATGGATATAGCAGCAATCAACAGCACCCCTAAATACCGCACCATCATCGTGGATGACGAGCCGCCTGCGTTGGCCAAATTAAGTTATCTGCTGAAAGATTATGAAGACTTTGAACTGGTGGGCTCGTTCGATAACGCCGATGATGCCCTGGAATCCGTCAGGGAGGTGCAGCCTCAGGTGGCCTTCCTTGATATCGCCATGCCCGGGCGCAATGGCATGGAACTGGCCTCGGACCTTCAGTCCAGGCTTGCAGATAAGATAGAGATCATCTTTGTAACCGCTTTTGACCAATATGCCGTATCGGCCTTTGACTTAGATGCCACCGATTATCTGTTAAAGCCAGTCAGCAAAGAACGGTTTCAAAAATCCATTCACCGCATCAAGAATACTTTGGGTGCCCTGTCCACAGCACCGCAGGCAGTACCGTCTTCTTCCCCTATGCTTCATGCGTTCGGAAAACTTGAGATTACCGGGTCGGGCGCGCCACAGCCGGAGTGGCGGACCGCAAAGGTGCGGGAATTATTCGCGCTTTATCTCCAGAACCGCCCTCACGGCGTTTTCCGGAAGAATCTTCTGGATACTCTCTTTAGCACCCTTCCAGAAGAAAAGGCCCTGTCCAATCTCAACACCTGCAACTACTACCTGCGCCAGTTTCTGAAAGAGACCGGAACTGATATCTCTTTAAAGTATAAAAGCGGCTACTATTCCCTGGATCTTGGAAGCGTCACCTGTGATGCCGATCTGTTCGCGGATGCCGAAGAACAGGCCGGCTCCATCACTTCCGGCAATCTTGACTCCATCCTCTATGGAGCCTCCTTGTACCGGGGCAAATACTTTGAGGACGTCAAGTGCGACTGGGCCAATCTGCTGCGGGATCAGTATGATATCCGCTATGCCAGCCTGCGCGTTGCGCTGGCCTCCTACTACGCATCCATCGGGAAATACGAAGAATCCGCACAGCAGGCTTCCTTGGCGCTTGAGGTCGACCAGTTCTGCGACAGTGCCTGGAGGATACTGCTTCACAACTATAAAGAAATGGCAGACAAGACGCACTATGATACTACCATCGCCAACCGGGACGCCGTTTACCAGAGCCGCGGCCTGGCTGCGCCGCCCCTGGATGTATAG
- a CDS encoding ATP-binding protein, protein MDKSNHRLSSSINRLRGRKLAPFHIWVLSVVSLLALFTLFIINPDYAGKARSGRLNAAYIENRLPVALNGEWEYYDSRFLFSSDFSASSAEHYSPEYRKLPGTLPNTFGYGTYRLTFTFLGTTDLYSLRLAGVQGTARIYVDGRLLSDIGFTSSLKASSETEKDNQYIVFPLDIMRQTHEIIIQVSNFSNYHTGITSPIYFGTQIDGYRLASQFKFAESVGLMSIGILAILLIFLLFFKVQMGSTAYLLLFTIMLSFHLVYSSNNLLTQPVQSWTYAIFTKIYVLSFALMGLCMILLARQNCYTKGILQRTLKIYLYIIPFLLVLTLLCPGKYLPMMKILTGTYFAASLLHTSIILLGRIWNKSYSALMLMLSLSFCSSYFALLYFNSRGMVSADAYASNYIFLLVAYVTSQLAYVALKVSRIYTGNARLARRMVVTDKLKSEFISATSHELRTPLHGIINIIESASSKLGEPDTAKEQLSLALMLARKLNSVLNDLYGFYSSEHRSVSLKPVNLDIEVNAVIEVFYYTSDNTKLIFKNNLSKNALWVNADESKLWEVLNNIIGNAVKYTDSGTITISSKRMNGKVYVSVSDTGIGMSAKDISRIFDKSVRLDDTARKAEGVGLGLYLVRQLTEQMNGSVYVEWTKPGQGTCITFCLDACTPDHNSMENAAAAQAGSAYKSQNYLEDFKGTSASLLVVDDNEDNLNIIRTIFEDCSFSMDCVKSAKEALELLEKSSYDIIILDVMMPEMSGFELCQIIRKRYSHFELPVLLLTACDGAEEILTGFWSGANDYVVKPADRIELRTRVFSLITLKQSVKSALDNEMLFLQAQIRPHFLYNAFNTISAIALTDGVKASELIDDLAIYLRGCFGNDVNRGLVTIDTELGIVNSYVHIEQARFGRRLQFKLVQKTGRSFSLPPLTIQPLVENAIRHATLDSYQEIQIQVTITEKNEYIHIEIQDNGVGIEPVKIANLLNEEQDGYQGGIGLRNVSRRLKLHYGIPLDIQTSPGAGTTILIRIPLNSKFQEDELEYGYSSNQQHP, encoded by the coding sequence ATGGACAAATCAAATCACAGGCTATCTTCTTCAATCAACCGTCTGCGAGGCAGGAAACTGGCTCCTTTCCATATATGGGTCCTGTCTGTCGTATCGCTTCTGGCGCTTTTTACACTCTTTATCATCAATCCGGATTACGCCGGCAAGGCAAGATCCGGAAGGCTGAACGCCGCCTATATCGAGAACAGGCTGCCAGTGGCGCTGAATGGGGAGTGGGAATATTATGACAGCCGCTTCCTGTTTTCCTCCGACTTTTCCGCATCCAGCGCGGAACATTATTCACCCGAATACCGGAAGCTTCCGGGAACCCTTCCGAACACCTTCGGCTATGGCACCTACCGGCTTACCTTCACCTTCCTTGGCACCACCGACCTGTATTCCCTGCGCCTTGCCGGAGTACAGGGAACCGCGCGCATCTATGTGGATGGAAGGCTTCTGTCGGATATTGGATTTACTTCTTCCTTAAAGGCCAGTTCCGAGACGGAAAAGGACAACCAGTATATCGTATTTCCGCTGGACATTATGCGGCAGACCCATGAGATCATCATCCAGGTATCGAATTTCAGCAATTATCATACCGGCATTACAAGCCCCATATATTTTGGCACCCAGATAGACGGCTACCGCCTTGCCTCTCAGTTTAAGTTCGCTGAATCCGTTGGGCTTATGAGTATAGGAATCCTTGCGATCCTCCTGATCTTCCTTTTGTTTTTTAAGGTTCAGATGGGCAGCACCGCTTATTTGCTCCTGTTCACTATTATGCTTTCCTTCCATCTGGTCTATTCCAGCAATAACCTGCTGACCCAGCCGGTACAGTCGTGGACTTATGCCATATTTACCAAGATCTACGTCCTGTCTTTTGCATTGATGGGACTGTGCATGATCCTTCTTGCCAGGCAGAATTGCTACACCAAGGGCATCTTGCAAAGGACCTTGAAGATATACCTGTATATCATTCCGTTTCTTCTGGTCCTTACCTTGCTCTGCCCAGGAAAGTATCTGCCAATGATGAAGATCCTGACCGGAACCTACTTTGCCGCCTCCCTCCTTCATACTTCCATCATCCTCCTGGGGCGGATCTGGAATAAGAGTTACAGCGCGCTGATGCTGATGCTGTCGCTCTCCTTCTGCTCCAGCTATTTCGCGCTCCTATACTTTAACAGCCGGGGAATGGTCTCTGCAGACGCATATGCCAGCAACTACATCTTCCTCCTGGTCGCCTATGTCACATCCCAGCTTGCCTACGTGGCCCTCAAGGTCTCCCGGATCTATACCGGCAATGCAAGGCTTGCCCGCAGGATGGTAGTCACCGACAAGCTTAAAAGCGAGTTCATATCCGCAACGTCCCATGAACTGCGGACGCCTCTGCATGGCATTATCAACATTATCGAATCCGCCAGTTCCAAGCTTGGAGAGCCGGATACCGCCAAAGAACAGTTAAGTCTCGCCCTAATGCTTGCCAGGAAACTGAACAGTGTCCTGAACGACTTGTACGGGTTCTATTCCTCCGAGCACAGAAGCGTAAGCCTAAAGCCCGTCAACCTGGACATTGAGGTAAATGCCGTAATCGAAGTATTCTACTATACTTCCGATAATACGAAGCTGATCTTTAAAAACAATCTCTCCAAAAACGCCCTGTGGGTGAACGCGGACGAGTCAAAATTGTGGGAAGTCCTGAACAATATCATTGGAAACGCCGTAAAATATACGGATTCCGGCACCATTACCATTTCAAGCAAGCGCATGAATGGGAAGGTATACGTCTCTGTGTCTGATACCGGGATTGGCATGTCGGCTAAAGATATCAGCCGGATTTTTGACAAGTCCGTGCGTCTGGATGATACCGCCCGGAAAGCAGAGGGCGTAGGGCTAGGGCTATACCTGGTCCGCCAGCTGACCGAGCAGATGAACGGAAGCGTGTACGTGGAATGGACTAAGCCGGGGCAGGGGACCTGCATTACCTTCTGTCTGGATGCCTGCACGCCAGATCACAATTCCATGGAAAACGCAGCAGCAGCCCAGGCCGGTTCTGCCTACAAAAGCCAGAATTATCTGGAGGACTTCAAAGGAACGTCAGCCTCCCTTCTGGTCGTAGATGACAACGAGGATAACCTGAATATCATACGTACCATTTTCGAAGACTGCAGTTTTTCCATGGATTGCGTAAAGAGTGCAAAAGAAGCATTAGAGTTGCTTGAGAAATCTTCTTATGATATCATCATATTAGATGTAATGATGCCAGAGATGAGCGGGTTTGAATTGTGCCAGATCATCCGGAAGCGCTACTCTCACTTCGAACTTCCGGTGCTTCTGCTTACCGCCTGCGATGGGGCGGAGGAAATCCTGACCGGCTTCTGGTCAGGGGCGAATGATTATGTGGTAAAGCCGGCCGACCGGATCGAGCTTCGCACCAGGGTTTTCAGCCTGATTACGCTGAAGCAGTCTGTCAAATCCGCGCTTGATAATGAGATGCTGTTCCTTCAGGCTCAGATCAGGCCCCACTTTTTGTACAACGCATTTAATACCATCAGCGCCATTGCGCTTACGGACGGCGTCAAAGCCAGCGAGCTGATCGATGATCTGGCAATCTATCTTCGAGGATGCTTTGGCAACGACGTAAACCGCGGACTTGTCACGATTGACACGGAACTTGGAATCGTAAATTCCTACGTCCATATCGAGCAGGCCCGCTTTGGCAGACGGCTGCAATTTAAACTGGTCCAAAAAACCGGGCGCAGCTTCTCTCTTCCGCCGCTTACCATACAGCCATTGGTGGAGAACGCGATACGCCATGCCACATTAGACAGTTACCAGGAGATTCAGATCCAGGTAACGATTACAGAAAAAAATGAATACATTCACATTGAGATTCAGGATAATGGAGTCGGAATCGAGCCGGTAAAGATCGCCAACCTGCTAAACGAAGAACAGGATGGATATCAGGGCGGCATCGGCCTTCGCAATGTCAGCCGGCGCCTGAAGCTCCACTATGGCATTCCTTTGGATATTCAGACTTCCCCGGGAGCGGGCACCACAATCCTGATTCGCATACCGCTGAATTCAAAATTTCAGGAGGATGAACTAGAATATGGATATAGCAGCAATCAACAGCACCCCTAA
- a CDS encoding substrate-binding domain-containing protein — MRKVKKWCALLMASVMLAGTLTGCAVDEKTQENGSEQAGDEGKSDEGGKITKSEKEGSFKVGIAAREITNDYNRNIVSASQKMIEDAGGSVVIADAQADVQKHNENIENLINSGIDGLIVHLGDPEQMAPLMEEAEKKGIPVITNGVGSPVAHTIGDVNGDDPLMATLASDALLASIGYAGDVYVVWVPGAPLLETRKRIFEAVAADYPDVKIHEVPAEHNPAKVQTQIEEILTANPDEGSIAGIFGTYDQLVSGASEAIRRAGRGQEIKMVAIDGDVLGFQMLFQEDSPFISTVVMDTESIGKQSAELLLGVMDGSVDPKTISPKIPASCYVATRKNGVEAAEMKWGKNFWEDAGLVKEDVEKQFPKKEDVIVALPSIP, encoded by the coding sequence ATGAGAAAGGTAAAAAAGTGGTGTGCCCTTCTGATGGCCTCTGTCATGCTGGCCGGCACCCTGACCGGATGCGCTGTAGATGAAAAGACGCAGGAAAATGGCAGCGAGCAGGCGGGAGACGAAGGAAAAAGCGACGAAGGCGGCAAGATTACAAAGAGCGAGAAGGAAGGCAGCTTCAAGGTAGGCATCGCAGCCAGGGAGATTACCAATGACTACAACCGCAACATCGTATCAGCTTCCCAGAAGATGATCGAAGATGCAGGCGGAAGCGTAGTCATCGCGGATGCCCAGGCAGATGTGCAGAAACACAATGAGAACATCGAGAATCTGATCAATTCCGGAATTGACGGCCTGATCGTCCATCTTGGAGACCCGGAGCAGATGGCTCCTTTGATGGAAGAGGCTGAAAAGAAAGGAATCCCGGTCATCACCAATGGCGTAGGCTCTCCGGTAGCGCATACCATCGGAGATGTAAATGGAGATGATCCGCTGATGGCAACCCTGGCATCCGACGCGCTGCTTGCAAGCATCGGATATGCAGGAGACGTATACGTTGTGTGGGTTCCGGGAGCGCCGCTTCTGGAGACGAGAAAGAGAATCTTCGAGGCCGTTGCCGCTGATTATCCGGATGTTAAGATCCATGAAGTGCCGGCAGAGCATAATCCTGCAAAAGTGCAGACGCAGATCGAGGAGATTCTGACAGCAAACCCGGACGAAGGCAGCATCGCAGGCATTTTTGGAACGTATGACCAGCTGGTATCCGGGGCAAGCGAAGCAATCCGCCGTGCAGGAAGAGGCCAGGAGATCAAGATGGTAGCCATTGACGGGGACGTGCTGGGATTCCAGATGCTGTTCCAGGAAGACAGCCCATTCATCTCTACCGTTGTAATGGATACGGAAAGCATTGGCAAGCAGTCTGCGGAACTTCTGCTTGGCGTGATGGATGGAAGTGTAGATCCTAAGACGATTTCTCCAAAGATTCCTGCCAGCTGCTATGTAGCAACAAGAAAGAATGGCGTAGAGGCAGCAGAGATGAAGTGGGGCAAGAATTTCTGGGAAGATGCCGGACTTGTGAAAGAAGATGTAGAAAAGCAATTCCCGAAAAAGGAAGACGTGATCGTAGCGCTTCCAAGTATTCCATAG
- a CDS encoding sugar ABC transporter ATP-binding protein, producing MEENQVLLECRGIYKSFGKNKVLQDINLRVRKGEVHALLGQNGAGKSTLVKIITGVYSMNAGEIFMDGEPVRINSPKDSENAGISIIHQDQQLVPFFDVTRNAFLGSEIRGKGGKLNFKKMKELVDEKLKLIESDFTSDQQISSLSVGQREQVAIVTALLQNPKLLILDEPTASLSSREIEKLFEVIGKLKKEGVTVIYISHHLDEIFRITDSITVLRDSRMQGTFSTESISRKDVVSLMIGKELKDFYPKEEAVIGDTVLEVEDVYSGTLVKGASFKLRRGEILGLAGLVGAGRTETMLAMYGVEKMKSGQVKIDGKPFAPKTPLEACRAGIAFIPEDRRNEGIVSQMDIAENLSLASTDLWARKGIIDKKKEGSRFEEIRDALNIVCTGQKQLVGELSGGNQQKVVIGRWMTGDFKVFIFDQPTTGVDIGAKTEIYKQMVALAKKGCGIIFISSENEELMGICDRIAVMTKGRIVKEFDAGNVTEHDILYWSAGGEEEEKKEAGNVGQEE from the coding sequence ATGGAGGAAAACCAGGTATTACTGGAATGCAGGGGCATATACAAAAGCTTTGGCAAGAATAAGGTGCTCCAGGATATTAACCTGCGGGTAAGAAAAGGCGAGGTTCATGCCCTGCTGGGACAGAATGGGGCGGGGAAATCAACATTGGTAAAGATTATTACAGGCGTGTATTCCATGAATGCAGGGGAAATATTCATGGACGGCGAGCCAGTTCGGATAAATTCTCCCAAGGATTCGGAAAATGCGGGAATATCAATCATTCATCAGGATCAGCAACTGGTTCCATTTTTCGATGTTACCAGGAATGCGTTCCTGGGCTCGGAGATCAGAGGAAAAGGCGGGAAGCTGAACTTTAAGAAGATGAAGGAACTGGTAGACGAAAAACTGAAGCTGATCGAATCTGATTTCACGTCAGACCAGCAGATATCCTCCTTAAGCGTTGGGCAGAGAGAGCAGGTGGCCATCGTCACGGCCCTTCTGCAGAATCCGAAACTTCTGATCCTGGATGAGCCGACGGCATCCCTGAGCAGCCGGGAAATCGAGAAACTATTCGAGGTCATCGGGAAACTGAAGAAGGAAGGCGTAACTGTCATCTACATATCGCATCATCTGGACGAGATCTTCCGGATTACAGACAGCATAACCGTGCTGCGGGACAGCCGCATGCAGGGGACATTTTCGACAGAAAGCATCTCCCGCAAGGATGTGGTGAGCCTGATGATCGGTAAGGAACTGAAGGATTTCTATCCAAAAGAAGAAGCCGTGATTGGCGATACGGTCCTGGAGGTAGAAGATGTCTACTCAGGAACGCTGGTAAAAGGTGCCAGCTTCAAGCTTCGAAGAGGCGAGATCCTGGGACTTGCGGGCTTGGTGGGCGCAGGGCGTACGGAGACGATGCTGGCTATGTACGGAGTAGAGAAGATGAAGAGCGGCCAGGTAAAGATTGACGGTAAGCCGTTTGCTCCCAAAACGCCGCTGGAAGCGTGCCGGGCAGGAATCGCGTTTATCCCAGAAGACCGAAGGAACGAGGGGATCGTATCACAGATGGACATTGCAGAGAATCTCTCCCTTGCTTCCACGGATCTGTGGGCCAGAAAAGGAATCATTGACAAAAAGAAGGAGGGCAGCAGGTTTGAGGAGATCCGGGATGCGCTGAATATCGTGTGTACCGGACAGAAGCAGCTGGTGGGCGAACTCTCCGGTGGAAACCAGCAGAAGGTAGTTATCGGAAGATGGATGACGGGCGACTTCAAGGTGTTTATCTTTGACCAGCCTACCACGGGAGTGGATATCGGGGCGAAGACGGAGATCTATAAGCAGATGGTCGCACTGGCGAAAAAGGGCTGCGGCATCATCTTTATTTCTTCGGAAAATGAAGAACTGATGGGGATCTGCGACCGCATTGCCGTGATGACAAAAGGAAGGATCGTCAAAGAGTTCGATGCCGGAAATGTTACAGAGCATGACATCCTGTACTGGTCGGCAGGCGGAGAGGAAGAAGAGAAAAAGGAGGCAGGAAATGTTGGACAAGAAGAATAA
- a CDS encoding ABC transporter permease translates to MLDKKNKSNSANIGALLLSRGTGLGMIVILCLLGLRAPLFFEMTNIMTVLKQGSVLTMIALGLTAVLIGGGFDMGAGALVQLTCNLAAGLLIAGTSVAAAITSGIAVGFLVGLINAFLVIIVKIPTFVATLGTMFVMQGVTSWYNDGKALTIKAIPGFSVLGQGRIAIIPVIFLIVIAVCAVLHYFFKHTRTGLRMYATGENPAAATLRGLNTKKYLLLSYLLSGLILGFTGVLQCSYNYGASAITSGMDFLIQALSAAYLGSTFSKTGELSVIGTVISGMFIAALSNALIINGISNQQISGVLGIILILSILLTVIKKREIGQVTIF, encoded by the coding sequence ATGTTGGACAAGAAGAATAAATCTAATTCGGCAAATATCGGGGCGCTTCTTCTCAGCAGGGGAACCGGCCTTGGAATGATTGTCATATTGTGCCTGCTGGGACTTAGAGCGCCGCTGTTCTTTGAGATGACGAATATCATGACGGTACTGAAGCAGGGAAGCGTGCTGACGATGATCGCGCTGGGACTCACGGCAGTCCTGATCGGGGGCGGGTTCGACATGGGCGCAGGGGCTCTGGTGCAGCTTACCTGCAACCTGGCGGCAGGACTGCTGATTGCAGGCACCAGCGTGGCGGCGGCAATCACATCAGGGATCGCGGTAGGGTTTCTGGTAGGCCTCATCAATGCGTTTCTGGTGATCATCGTCAAGATACCAACCTTTGTGGCGACCCTTGGAACGATGTTCGTCATGCAGGGGGTTACGTCCTGGTATAATGACGGAAAAGCGCTTACCATCAAGGCAATCCCTGGATTTTCCGTACTGGGGCAGGGCAGGATCGCCATCATACCGGTAATTTTCCTGATCGTCATTGCCGTGTGCGCTGTGCTGCATTATTTCTTCAAGCACACCAGAACGGGGCTTCGGATGTATGCAACCGGCGAGAATCCGGCGGCAGCCACCCTTAGAGGATTGAATACGAAGAAATATCTTCTTCTGTCATACCTGCTGTCGGGGCTGATTCTTGGTTTTACCGGGGTTCTTCAATGCTCTTACAATTATGGCGCGTCCGCTATCACCAGCGGAATGGATTTCCTGATCCAGGCGCTGTCGGCGGCATACCTTGGAAGTACATTTTCCAAGACAGGCGAGTTGAGCGTGATTGGAACGGTCATTTCCGGCATGTTTATTGCGGCGCTATCCAATGCGCTGATCATCAACGGGATATCCAACCAGCAGATATCGGGAGTACTTGGAATCATTCTCATCCTGTCAATCTTGCTGACGGTAATCAAGAAACGCGAAATTGGACAGGTAACGATATTCTAG
- a CDS encoding ABC transporter permease, with product MEQVKKETSFSKEKVLAFIARHGAIIGICCVLIAFQIIEPRFMRIDNILGVLNSSSLLIVMTFGMTMVMAVRGIDLSIAQVADAAGVVAAMLILSGKNFIVAILGAMLFGLLVGIINAVLISYLGVPAIIGTLGMMFIVRSVELTLTDGAQPQILFTLPTERVKNFFFIGQESVGPISILILLTILIIVAMYFAKERSTFGRHMDALCGNVRASLLAGINVRKVFAATFIISSLLAALAGVMLVSRSGNAVPRGVETYLTDCFVAVYIGTLVSARNKFNIIGSAIGALFVGFISNFITLMGMGIAYKNIFNGVFIILAVALGVLKSKVNS from the coding sequence GTGGAACAAGTAAAGAAAGAGACATCTTTTTCAAAAGAAAAAGTGTTGGCATTCATAGCAAGACATGGCGCGATTATAGGTATCTGCTGCGTGTTGATCGCATTTCAGATCATCGAGCCAAGATTTATGAGGATAGACAATATATTGGGCGTGCTTAATTCCAGTTCCTTATTGATCGTTATGACCTTTGGAATGACGATGGTAATGGCGGTTCGGGGGATTGATCTGTCCATCGCCCAGGTGGCGGACGCGGCGGGCGTTGTTGCGGCAATGCTGATTCTGTCGGGCAAGAATTTCATAGTCGCGATTCTGGGAGCCATGCTGTTTGGCCTGCTGGTGGGCATCATCAACGCAGTGCTGATCTCCTACCTGGGGGTTCCGGCGATCATCGGGACGCTGGGCATGATGTTCATCGTGCGGAGCGTGGAACTGACCCTGACGGATGGGGCGCAGCCCCAGATACTTTTTACCCTCCCCACGGAGAGAGTAAAGAACTTCTTCTTCATCGGCCAGGAGAGTGTCGGCCCCATCTCCATCCTGATCTTGCTGACGATTCTCATCATCGTTGCCATGTACTTTGCCAAAGAACGTTCTACATTCGGAAGGCATATGGACGCGCTGTGCGGCAATGTAAGGGCGTCGCTTCTTGCGGGAATCAACGTGCGCAAGGTATTTGCGGCAACCTTCATCATAAGTTCCCTGCTGGCGGCGCTGGCAGGCGTCATGCTGGTATCCCGGTCGGGAAATGCGGTGCCGCGCGGCGTGGAGACGTATCTGACGGATTGCTTTGTGGCGGTCTACATCGGGACCCTGGTGTCGGCCAGGAATAAGTTCAACATCATCGGAAGCGCCATCGGAGCGCTGTTCGTAGGCTTCATCAGCAACTTTATTACATTGATGGGCATGGGGATCGCATATAAGAATATTTTTAACGGCGTGTTTATTATCTTAGCCGTGGCACTGGGCGTATTAAAGAGCAAGGTAAATTCATAG